In the Phocoena phocoena chromosome 14, mPhoPho1.1, whole genome shotgun sequence genome, gcgttgggtcgtcactgctgtgcgcgggctttctctaattgaggtgagcgggggctacgctttgttgcagtgcgcgggcttacTGCggtggtctctcttgttgcggagcacaggctctaggcgcacgggcttcagtagctgtggttcacaggctctagagtgcaggctcagtagttgtggcgcacgggcttagttgctctacggcatgtgggatgttcctggactggggcttgaacctgtgtcccctgcattggcaggcggattcttaaccactgagccaccagggaaaccctatattTGCTACTTTAAAAGAGTAGTATGTAAAACAAAAGACTAGAGGATGTTAACTTCTAGTTAGCAATATGTAACAATATGGATTTTCATATGTATTATCTATTTATGTATGTTCTACAAAAATATGTATTGCTGTGTTAACTGAAAGATTGGgcaataaaagttattaaagacaaaatgaaacGATTAGGCTCTCCCAGGGCAGTTTTTCCGGCCTAGTGGGACAGTCCAGAATGGTGGTTAGAAAGCAGCTTGGGAGCTACATTACTCATGCTCAAATACTGTCTCTGCCTCCCACTGGCTCTGTAAGCTCGGACAAGTCACCTCACTGCAGTGtgcctgttttctcacctgtaaagtggcaTCAGAATAACTGTACCTCATAGGGCCCTGTGGATTCAAGGAGTTAATTcatttaaagtgcttagaacagtgctttgcACATAGCAAGCTCTTGATAAATGTTAGCCAGTCCTGGAGATGTTGCTTGAGTGGCTCAGGTTGCAGGCTGTGGAATGACCACATCTGACCTCACTGACGTCCTGTCAGGAGCCAGTGGGAGAAGGTTCTCTTAAGGGCTCACTGAGCAAGCCctcaaaatgttttctgaaatagAGGTAAACTAACAAATGAAGGCATGGGTTTTCATCTACATGCAGGCAGGTTTAAGAAAGTTCATCTGTCTCCTTGCTATGGTCGAATGGCTCAGGGAGTAAGCAATTTGGGGTCTTCCACCACCTGAGTGAGTAATTGGGGAATGTGTTTGCTGTCACTGAAGCAGAGTTAGTTGCCTCAACTCCCCACCAGGGTGGACTCAGCCTCGTGGCAGATGTCTGGAGTCTTAATTGGCtgctgggaggagaagggggcaGCTATAGTTACCCTCTCCCTACTTTAGTGGACATGGGTCCAGGGGGCACTCAGGGGAGCCAGAGCCATCTCACAGAGCCCTCACTGTTAGGGCCTAAGAGCAGGGGAAGCAGGGGGACGGGGCCTGGGTCTGCTTGGAGGCCTATCTCCGCCTGCCCGCATGTAACCTTCTCTGGCATGCCCCCTTCGCCTTTTCCTCTActgccctctcctcttccccagaAAGTCTAAAGCGGACAGCACCTTCAGGGATATTCATAGCAAATCTCTCTGGTAGTTCCTTTCTGCTTCCTCCTCAATCAAGCCCTGGTTGAATAGTTACCCAAAATGCCAAGCTGGGGCTTGCTGCTGCCAGTTTTTTGTTAACTTCCGTTTTTCTCTCTTAGAGTGTTTACAGAGGGCCTGTGTGTCAAAAGTCAGCCCTGTcgcaggaggcagaagcagggtTGGGTGCCCACGAAGGCAGTATTTCCCAAGCAGCCATGGATATTATCTTACCCAGTTAGCTCCGAGGGAGGACTGTGACCCAGGAAGGGGGAGCAATTTGTCCCTGGTCACttagagccaggactggaactcaGGTCTTTGAACCAAGAACCCAGCAGAGTATAATTTTCCTTGCAGAATTTTGATGCTCAAGAGCAGGAACCCCAGAACCCCAGGCAGGTAATGAAGAAGACAGCCAGGGTCAGAATTACGAAGAAACAATGATTTCCCAAATGCAAGGATGCCCAAACAGAATGACTTTGGGGAACTGCAAGAGACTAGCAGTCTTTGCACTGGTGAGGTTGGTGGGAACAGATCCTGAAGGGTCTGGAAACTCTGCTGAGaagtttggattttcttttgtagACCACAGGTAGAGGTGAGACTTGATGGgctttaagcaggggagtgatgTGGTCAGATTGGAATCCTCAGGTGGCCAGGCCAAGCAAGGTGGACAGAGGACTCGGCAGTGGACAGCTTCTCCGGTGGTGACTGCCTACGTATATGTTTGGCTGGGTGCTGCCTTTTCGCAGATGACAGGCCCAGCGATGCTGGACCGTATGTGGTTCACTGCTTGGGGTAGccaagagaaaggggaggagtcTTGAAGTGCAAGTCCCCATAAGAGAGGGGACAAAGTGAATTTAACTCTAGTAGTCAAACTGGCCCGGCAACTGATAGTCACTGCTCCAATGCCCTCTTCTATTTACAGTCTTCTTAAACctgtagcttttatttttagctttccaTTGCTTCCTTATTACTCTGCCTTTAGTGAGATTCctttcaaaaacaacaaaacaacaaaaaacctttcCCCCAGTTCTCCCCCAAGTCACtgtcctgtttctttctctcctttgtacCACGTATTTGAGCCATCTATACTCCTGTCTCCATTCCTCAGCCCCCAGGCCCTCCCCTCCTGCTTTTCCCcatatttctgaaattctgctccCTAAGGATACTCAGGACGTTGAAATTGTCTTCTCCGGTATCCCCTTTAATCTCTAAAATGAATGGGGGGaaagggagtaaaaaaaaaaactattagaaattagatttgtttgtttttatcttaactgttaacatttaagttttttatgttttctaatatacataatatttagaattatgctttatattatgtatatagttTATAAAAAAGCATGACTATAGACATACGcgtaatttataaataaatgagcatGTAATAAGGGTATATGCTAAAGGCTTTTTACAGAAGGGGTacactttaagaaaatgtttggaGACGACTGGTTTTCAAGATAAAGCTCAAACCCTTATTTTGGCATTCAAGGCTGTTTATAATTTAGCCTCAAATGATTCTGtggcttcctccccctccccttccctccctttacCAAGTAACATGCTCTAACTACAATGGACTATTACACATCTCCCAACTGTACCAAAACTTCAAGTTTTAGTTCAAATCTATGTTTGCACATAGATGTTCAATCAAACCTGTTAAATCTCACAATTGCTGCATTATTGTCATTCCACTGGCCTTGAAACTTTCCTCCTTGACTACTCTCAAGGGTGCTATCCTGGTTTTACTTCTGCTGCTTTGACTATTCCTTCTTCATTGGCTGCTTCCTCtatatttattccacaaatacttattgagcctCTGCTGTATGCCAGGTATGGTGACAGGCACTAGAGATACAGTGAACAATTTGACTAGGTCCCTTTACCCCCAGCTTATACCCCAAAGCTCAATCTCTAGCCCTTTCTTCTTGTTACCTGTCTCCCTGTAGCTCTGATTTCCCTTCAGAGTTTGTCTCCTATTTCAAGCTACTTGTTGAATATTTCTGCCTGCAAATACTCCAGTCACCACGTCTGAATTCACTGCTCCCCTTCCTTACAGCTCTTTCTCTGGCCTCATGCAGTTTCAATCTCTCTTGCATTGGTCCCTTTCTATATGCACTTCTATTGATACCGCTTCCCAACCAATATTAGAACCTACTTACCTGAGGTAGTTTTCTAACTGCTGTTCCTGCCTTTATTCTTTCCAAGTTGCCATTCTTCCCATCCTATCCTATCCATCCTTGCTGCctaaatcattattttacataCTATTGCCAGCTTTGCCTTttaaggggtggggatggggtttGAGGAAAATTTGaggcctactttttttttttttttttgccgtacgcaggcctctcactgttgtggcctctcctgttgcagagcacaggatccggacgcgcaggcccagccactccgcggcatgtgggatcttcccagaccagggcacgaacccatgtcccctgcatcggcaggcggactctcaaccactgctccaccagggaagccctgaggcctACTTTTTATAGGGTATTGGAACCACTTCCCCCAGCAAGTTTCAAGGATATCTCACAAACCATTCAACGTGGTGTTTGAGGGTCCAACCTAATTATCCCCTCCTGCTCTACTCTACACAAACTTATTTGTGCTCATTATTTCCAGAAGACATCAAACCCATTGCTGGGTCTTCACTAGTGTCTCCCTTACCTATCCTGGCTCCTCAAGACAACTGTCTTCTCTCAGCTTATCATTTAGTACACACTgctttctttcaatatttctctGCCCGAAGACATTGGGGGCAGAAATGGGCCTTTGGCTTTTTGCAATCTAAAGTATATTGAAGTTTACTGTGTTATAAGCACTGTTCTGTTTTACACacgctttttttttctttcacaagccCAGATGTGTACCTCAACACCTCCATTTTATACAGAActtaatttgcccaaggccacagtggcagaattcaaatttaaattcagGTTTAACTCCAGGACTTGGGCTCCCTTCAGGGACTAACTGCCTGACTCTGCAGTGGGTATAAAGCACATGGTAAACGCCAATCTTACCTCCAGGGACCCTCGGAACTAGGTCTGTACCTCCAAAAAAAAGGAGCAGATGCCCTGTGGAGAAGAaacctcaacaaatatttatggtggCTAATACTCCCCTCCCACAGGAATTTCTGCTGTTGGTGATCTCCCACAGTGCCTGGTTTGAACAACACACTCTGGCACCTAATCGTCTATTGTCCTAATCTGCTGTTTCTAGTGTTTTTGCCTAATGGtggaaaaattttcttctctcatcaGTTTCAGCCTAGACCCACTGGCTGACATGAGGCTGCTAGGCCTTTACAGCAAGATCTTCCTACTCCACTGGTGAAGAGAATCAGTGGCACTCACATCTAAGGACCTTTTGGAGTTTTGCTGAAAATGCAGTCTTCTGATTAGATttggggtgggacccaggaatctgcatttttaaacacTGAGGTCATTCCTAGGCGGTTGTCAATGATCAGCCTAACATTCCTGCCTGTGTGGACTGCCCCATTTAGGCAGAATTATTTCCTGGTACAATGATTTCTCTAAACATTGCACACAGCAGGAGAATTAGAAGCTGGCCTCCTTTGTTTCTGGGTAGCCACTTGGCAGGTGTAATAACATCCTCTTGACAGGCCGCTTGCCACAGGTGCACGCGCGACACATGCGCCCCGCTGCTACCATCCCCCATTCAGTCTTGCTACCCAACCAAGCCCCCTATCCCTACCACCACCGTGTAGCAGCTACCCTCTCCCAAGCCCTTAGACCCACCCagcctctttcccttccccttcccccacctcagcccctcccttccccccccagcccagcccttccctcccccacctcttctcTGGGTCCCCCAGGCTCCTCCCACCTCAGAACGTTTTTTTGTTCCTGGCTAAGAGTTTTGCACGTGAGATTGAGGGCGGGGCTGGTGGGACTAGAGGACACACTGCCATTCATCAGAGGTCCTACCGAGTGGGCATACTTTTCCCATCTGAGAAACCCCTTATGTTTTCTACCAGAGAAATGGGCAGAGGCCTCTCTCTGGAACCTGGCTGGAGGGATGTCACTCTCCAAGAGACCCCCACTGTCTCCGCAGACGTCCCAAAGCAGGCCCAGCCTGCCGTGTTCCTTTGTTGGGATGGAAAGGGAATGGAATCTTACCCGTAAGGTGAAAAGGGCTGGAGAAAATACCATGGACGGGCCCACCCTTCTCCCTACAAAAGCCTAACactagaagggaagaaaagaaatgcaccAACAAAGAGTTTAAGATAGTAGTTCCCAGCTTTTTCAAATATGAAGCATTTTTTAACCaatccactttttaatttttaaattcttgacaTTACAGAACTAAACTGAAATTTATTAACATTCCACTCTTACATTTCTTATcgacaaacagaaataaaattcatgacccaaaaacccaaaactaaaaacagggaaaagcttataaaactaaatatggaTCCCAGCATTAACAGCTGAACAgagaatgtgatttttaaattcttagcGGATGATAAAGTTGTGTAGAAACCGAACacttacaaattatttaaaacctGGAATCACTGACCAGAAATTACACAGTTGGATCATGGGAAAACAGCAGAAAGGGGTTATGAGGGAACCTACACTGTTCTAGCTGCACCCCATGCCCTTCTCAGAGGAAAGCCTGGCATTGATTAGATATTGGGCCAGACTAATACTGGCAGCAGAACCAGTGATAGTAACCTGCCTACCAGAAGAGCCTTCCACTGGGTTAGCAATTTTGATCTGGGCCCCGGACATCTGGCGGATCTCATTAATGTTGGCGCCTTGGCGCCCGATTATGCAGCCAATTAAGTTATTTGGAATGGTGAGTTCATGGGTAGTTTGAGTAGATGCATCCAAACTTGCCCAATAGCCTTTCACCTCTGGAGAGCTGGAGTCAATTCCGGCGAATCCGGTCCCGCCGTGCATCATGGCAAAGTGAGACTGTTGTCTTGCCACCTGGTTCAGCTTGGCCAGATCGAGCGGAGAAATGGTGTGTTGTCCTTGAATCGAGTAGGCATCTAGAGGTGGTCCCTCCAGGTCATGGGTGGCGTGAGGGTAGCCAGCAGCGTCGCTGCACCGATCTTGACCGCCCGCGCAGATCACTGGAGAGCTGGCCGGCATGGGCTGGTACGGAATGGTCATGACTCTCCCTTGCGGAGACTGGGAGAGCGTCTCCAGCATGACCAGGCAGATCTGCTTGACACACTCGGTGACAGACTGCGGCACGCCAGCAATGGTGATGGCCCGCTCGGTGGAGTTGGGCAGCATATCCCCCGCCACCTGGACCTGGGCCCCGGTACTCTCGCGGATCTCTTTGATCTTACACCCGCCTTTCCCAATCAGGGAGCCGCACTGGGTGGCCGGCACCACCAGCCTCAGGGTGACCGGGGGCCTGCTGGCCGCCGTGCTGTTGGTCATGGAGCTGTTGATATCTTCTTCCAGCTTGTCGATGATCATAGCGAAGGCCTTAAAGATGGCATTGGTGGGGCCGGTCAGAGTGATGATTCTCTCCGGGCAATTCCCCTCCGAGATGTTGATCCGCGCGCCACTCTCCTCGCGGATCCTCTTAACCGACTCCCCTTTCTTCCCAATGATGCTTCCTACTTCCTTTCCGTGCATAAGCAGCCGAATGGTGAGAGTCACATTTAGTCCACTTTCAGTCACACCGGCATCCATGGCGAGCGGCGGGCGGCGTTCGGGGGAGTTGGGCTCGTTACGTGGTCAAGTCTTTGGtggctggctgggggaggggaggtgtaggCCCAAAACTGCCGGCGCGAGGCGAGCGAGGGCCGCGGGAGCGAGCGGGCGAGGGCGGGAGGCCGCGGCGTCGTCGcaggggcgggcggcggcggcggagggggCGAGCGGGGCCGGgagcggcgggcgggcgggtggGCGAGGGCGCGGCGGTGGCGACTCCGGCGGCAGCCTCGGCGGTCTGGGCGGGGCGGGAAGCCCGCTTTCAACCCCGCGTACCCTCTGACCCCGGAAGTGCTTGCTGCGCAGGACCccttgaaaaaaaatgaggacccGTCCTTTTTAGGTCACAAGATTGCGCCAACCCCCATAgagtagtttttaaaatacacttttaacAGCCTAGCATTGAAAAGAAAGCCCCGGTAGGCAGAAGCTGTGATTCCGGCAAAGTTTTAAAACGAACATGTATTTTATTAACCCCAGAGGCGCCGGCAGATGTTTGGAAACGGTAGTGTTCTGCGCGGAGGCGACACATTATTTTCCCGCCCTACAAAAGCGGTTTAAGCGCGGAGTGACACGGGCAGCCCCGGCGATAACTGCAGGCGGATGCTAGGACGCCGCGGATTTAAAACATGCGCTCGAGGCGGCCAGAGCGCGTGCgtgagggtgtggggaggacGGGAGGGGCA is a window encoding:
- the PCBP1 gene encoding poly(rC)-binding protein 1 isoform X1, translating into MDAGVTESGLNVTLTIRLLMHGKEVGSIIGKKGESVKRIREESGARINISEGNCPERIITLTGPTNAIFKAFAMIIDKLEEDINSSMTNSTAASRPPVTLRLVVPATQCGSLIGKGGCKIKEIRESTGAQVQVAGDMLPNSTERAITIAGVPQSVTECVKQICLVMLETLSQSPQGRVMTIPYQPMPASSPVICAGGQDRCSDAAGYPHATHDLEGPPLDAYSIQGQHTISPLDLAKLNQVARQQSHFAMMHGGTGFAGIDSSSPEVKGYWASLDASTQTTHELTIPNNLIGCIIGRQGANINEIRQMSGAQIKIANPVEGSSGRQVTITGSAASISLAQYLINARLSSEKGMGCS
- the PCBP1 gene encoding poly(rC)-binding protein 1 isoform X2 — its product is MDAGVTESGLNVTLTIRLLMHGKEVGSIIGKKGESVKRIREESGARINISEGNCPERIITLTGPTNAIFKAFAMIIDKLEEDINSSMTNSTAASRPPVTLRLVVPATQCGSLIGKGGCKIKEIRESTGAQVQVAGDMLPNSTERAITIAGVPQSVTECVKQICLVMLEAYSIQGQHTISPLDLAKLNQVARQQSHFAMMHGGTGFAGIDSSSPEVKGYWASLDASTQTTHELTIPNNLIGCIIGRQGANINEIRQMSGAQIKIANPVEGSSGRQVTITGSAASISLAQYLINARLSSEKGMGCS